Part of the Prunus dulcis chromosome 8, ALMONDv2, whole genome shotgun sequence genome is shown below.
ATTTAAACCAAAGTCAATTATCTTAGCAGATTCTTCATAACCCTTTTAGCTCAGggccaatttttttaatctattATGAATAGGCTAGGCACCCATATAACTTTCTCCTTGATCAACACAAAAGCCTCTTGGCTGCTTCCGTTCACATACATAAACCTTCTGCCTTTCATCCACGGAGATGCCATCTTTGAACAAGATATACTGTATGTTAAAATGAAGCATATAGAAAATGCTGCGCACAACTTTCCCTCTGCAAAACTAAGAGCACTTAATGTACGACTACAATATAAGAGAACAAACAATCTCCAATCTCCTTTGAAACCTGTTGGTTTTCTAACATATATCTGAAAAGCTTATAGtcttgtttattttctaaGAGTGTATGTTTTGTAACATACATCAGGTGTTGGAGCATcttgcttcttctcttcttctctctcttcttgttgcttctcttgttctttattttcttcttctctctcattttcttcttctctctcttcttgttgcttctcttcttctttcttttcttcttctttctcttcaactGGTTGTGTTGGTTGTTTTGTAGGCAGATCCATCTCCATTTCAAAGATTGTTGGGTCTGACAACAAGCTTTGAATTTATGCCTTGTACTTTCCTTGAATCTCCTTTTTCTTGACAATCTTCTCCATGTCAATACGAGTTTCCTTGCCTTCCAATTCTGCAATCCtccttttcagattttgtatttcattaagCTGAACTGTAGATTCCACTGTCATGGTGGCAGTCACACATTCTTCATTATCTAATTTCTCTATGTATGTTGCCAACTCCACTTCCAGCTCCTTTGATCTCTTTTCTGCTTGGATAAATATATCCCAcaattccttcattttcttctcactgtcttcatttttttcatcctTCCACAGTTGTAATCTTTCCGGGCAAACGAAGCTAGGATCTTGTTGTTGGCGGTAGTTGATTTGGTCTGTCATGGACTTCACCAAGAGGTCTTGAATTGCAAGAGGTTCTTTTCCAGCTTCATTCTcaaacattttcttctttccagcCTCTTTTAATTCTGGAGTTTGATCAGCATCATCAGGTTTTCCTTGGTTTtctgcttcctcttcttctccttgttgtccctcatcatcttctttttctttttcctgcaTATTGAACAGAAACTAAttagaaactgcattgcattgGAGGAAACGAAAACCGAAATGCATAATTCACTGTTTAGAGATTCTTATACCTTGTCAAGAGGGTCTCCCTCTTCTCCGgtagtttttctctttttatatgttttcaaAATACCCTGTACAATGAGATTGAATGATTCAGAAACTGCATTGGATAAAATGCAAACTGCAATGTAGAAAACACAAACTGCAATGCACTGTATACAGATTTCAATTACCTTCTCAACAGTGTCTTCCTCTTCCCTGGTAGTTTTTCGCTTTTTAGGAGTTTTGAAAATACCCTGTACAATGAGAATGATTTAGCATGGATTCACATTCAAGATACATTAAAACAGAACATGCGATAAATTGCATACCTCGATGTCATTCAAGTCCTTTATTTGGTTGAATCTTGTGTGGAGTTCCACAAGACTCCATTTAAGAATGGCAGGAGTTTCTTTCTCCTTGCCAAGGATTGGTTGTATGATGTTTGTCCTCTCACACAGTAGAAACTGCACAGTTCAAAAACAAGATATATCAGAAATTAGGTTGGAAACTGCATAGGATAAAATAGAAACTGCTTTGCAGTTTCCGTTTCTGCATTGCAGTAAacggaaactgcattgcactAAATGGAAACCGCATTgcctaaaactcaaaatgcattGCATAAGCCACTGTTTACTTACCAATATTAGGATAGTGCAACCCGAAACAGCTCCTATAGAGGCTTCTCCTCCcttctttgcttttgcttttgcttttgcttttgcggTCAAGGATTCATTCATGTAGGCTGAAACAGCTCTTGCCCACGAATAGCTTGAAAGTGTGTCTAGATTCACACAGTGCTCAAATAATTTCCAATGCAAAGTAGATGAAGAGTTGGCAAAAAGGAATGTCATGCATAGCAGAATCAATATTAGGCTGACCACCTCCTTGTCGTAatcaacttcttcttcttcttcttcttcagcttctttcttttcttttcctttgttcatttttttcttttgctctgtctttgccttttctttcttcggTTGGTTTGCCAAGGCAATTGTCTTTTGTAATTCTGCTTCTACCTGGTTTTTTgatggttttcctttttctccaaaGTGCCTTGTTCTGAAGGTAGCAGTGTACCTATCATTGACAAGTTTGACAGATTTGCCTTCATTTGGCAATCCTAGAATCTGTGTCACTGCATTGCCTGTGATTTGGAATGATTTGGTTCCAAATTTGAAGGACTTTGTATCCGGATGAAATGTCTTGAGCAGCTGTACTAAGTCAAGGTCCGACTTATTCATGTTATTCATGTCAATTCTTTGGCGATAAAACAGCTCGATCAAGTTCCAGAAAGGGGTTTTCTTGAGAAGCTTCTTCTGCCTTTCATTGAGCTTGTCCTTTATGGCTCTAATGATGCTGTTGAAAGCATAGGCATTGCACCGAAATTGGACATAGTCTGGGTGCTTTGCTTTCCGATCATagtttggctttggctttggtTTACTCTTTTGAGCCATCGTTTTGATTCTGCGCTTTGATTGGTTTTCAGCTTCATTCTTTTGTGGTGACCAAGAGGAACAAGAAATGTCACCACAAGGAACAAGAAACTACAGTGCATAAAACCAAAAGGAACAAGAAATGTCACCACAAAAGAATGAAGCTGAAAACCAACCAAAGCgcaaaatcaaaatgatgGCTCAAAAGAGTAAaccaaagccaaagccaaactATGATCGGAAAGCAAAGCACTTGGACTATGTCCAATTTCGGTGCAATGCCTATGCTTTCAACAGCATCATTAGAGACATAAAGGACAAGCTCAATGAAAGGCAGAAGAAGCTTCTCAAGAAAACCCCTTTCTGGAACTTGATCGAGCTGTTTTACCTCCAGAGAATTGACATGAATAACATGAATAAGTCGGACCTTGACTTAGTACAGCTGCTCAAGAAATTTGATCCGGATACAAAGTCCTTCAAATTTGGAACCAAATCATTCCAAATCACAGGCAATGCAGTGACTCAGATTCTAGGATTGCCAAATGAAGGCAAATCTATCAAACTTGTCAATGATAGGTACACTGCTACCTTCGGAACAAGGCACTTTGGAGAAAAGGGAAAACCAGGTAAAAGCAGAATTACAAAAGACAATTGCCTTGGCAAACCAAccgaagaaagaaaaggcaaagacagagcaaaagaaaaaaacgaacaaaggaaaagaaaagaaataagttgaagaagaagaagaagaagaagttgatTACGACAAGGAGGTGGTCAGCCTAATATTGATTCTGCTGTGCATGACATTCCTTTTTGCCAACTCTTCATCTACTTTGCATTGGAAATTATTTGAGCACTGTGTGAATCTAGACACACTTTCAACCTATTCGTGGGCAAGAGCTGTTTCAACCTACATGAATGAATCCTTGACCGCAAAAGCAAAGAAGGGAGGAGAAGCCTCTATAGGAGTTGTTTCGGGTTGCACTATCCTAATATTGGTAAGTAAACAGTGGCTTATGCaatgcattttgagttttaggcaatgcagtttccatttagtgcaatgcagtttccatttaCTGCAATGCAGAAATGGAAACTGCAACgcagtttctgttttatcCTATGCAGTTTCCAACCTAATTTCTGATATATCTTGTTTTTGAACTGTGCAGTTTCTATTGTGTGAGAGGACAAACATCATACAACCAATCCTTGGCAAGGAGAAAGAAACTCCTGCCATTCTTAAATGGAGTCTTGTGGAACTCCACACAAGATTCAACCAAATAAAGGACTTGAATGACATCGAGGTATGCAATTTATCGCATGTTCTGTTTTAATGTATCTTGAATGTGAATCCATGCTAAATCATTCTCATTGTACAGGGTATTTTCAAAACtcctaaaaagcaaaaaactaCCAGGGAAGAGGAAGACACTGTTGAGAAGGTAATTGAAATTTGTATACAGT
Proteins encoded:
- the LOC117638018 gene encoding uncharacterized protein LOC117638018, which translates into the protein MNESLTAKAKAKAKAKKGGEASIGAVSGCTILILFLLCERTNIIQPILGKEKETPAILKWSLVELHTRFNQIKDLNDIEGIFKTPKKRKTTREEEDTVEKGILKTYKKRKTTGEEGDPLDKV